The DNA window CGGGTTGCCCGCAGTGGAGGCGCTGGCAGGGTAATAAAGGTCGTTGAAGGTTGGCGCCCGGAACGCGGTGCCATAGGCGGCACTGACGGTCACCTCGTCGCTCAGTTCGTAGTTCCAGCCCAGGCTGCCGGTGTCATGGCTGCCGAAGAACTGGTCCTTGTCACGGCGCAGGGCCGCCTCCAGGCCGTGCCGGCCGAAACTGGCCAGGTACTGCACGAAAGCACCTTTATTGTTGCGCGAATCCCTGGCATAGGCGGCCGTGGTGTCAATACGGTCACGCTGGTAATCGAAGCCCACCGTCAGCAACTGGGCTTCGCCCAGACTGATATCGTTCTGCCAGGAAAGGCTGTCGCGCTGGCTGTCGAAACGCGAGTAGAACCTGCCATCCTGGTACTGGTCCGACAGGTCCTCGCTATGGGCCACCTGCAAGGAAACCTGCCAGGGTTCCAGGGGCGAGAACCGCGCCCGGGCGCCGACCACCTCCAGCTCACCGTCCTTATAGGCATCACGCCCGCTGTTGCCGTTTGTGGCACGGCTGTCCAGGTCGCTGTGGCCCTTGCTGCGCAGCCAGTTCGCATCCAGTTCAAAACGGTCATTGAAACGATAGCCCCCGCGCAGGGACGCCGACAGCTCGCGATAACCATCGGCATCGGGCTCATAGCTTCTTGGTGCGCTCGGCCGGTAGGCGCGCACGTTGATGCCATCGGTGGACTCGCTGGCGATACCCAGGCTGTACCAGGCCGCGCCATTTCCGCCCGAGACCCCGGCCGTCCCGCTGTAGGAAGAACGACTGCCGGCACCGACGGAGAAATACGGCTTGACCCCGTCGCCCGAACCCTTGCGGGTGAATATCTGGATGACGCCGCCCATGGCCTCGGAACCGTAGAGGCTGGAACGAGGACCGCGCACCACCTCGATACGTTCGATCTGCTCCAGCGGAATCGCGTGCAGCGCTGCCGTGCCATCGGTGGCCGAACCGACCTTGACGCCGTCGACCAGGACCAGCAGGTGCTTGTCACTGGTGCCGCGCAATTGCACGGTGGAAGACTTGCCCCGGCCACCATTGGTGACGATGCCGACGCCAGCGAGGCCCCGCAGCGTATCCAGGACAGTGGTTGCCTGACTGCGCTCGATATCCTCGCGCGTGATCACGCTGGTGGACGCCGTGGTATGGGTTGGCGCCAATGCCGTACGCGTGGCGGTAATGACCTGCTGGTCGAGTTCCACCGACTGTGCCTGCGCCAGTGAAGCCACGCAGGAAACCCCGAGCAGCGCGCCGGCCACTGGTCGAAAGAGTGATCTATCCATTTATCGTTTGAGCTCCGCCGTGCCCGCCCGCACGACACCTGGGCCGAGTTGGACAGTCGGAGGAGCATGGGAGAGCGAACGAACGTCCCCAAAGCAGCGCCCACCGCACCGTCGTGAATGCGACAGGCCGGTCTCCGGGCTTGCGAGCGGAGCCTGCGGCTCCCGAAACCCGGCCTTCCCATGCGCGGATACGGGCACAGTGACTACGAAAGAGGTTTCACGACTCGCCTACCGTTGCGGGGGCAGCGCCGGAATCGAACCGGCTTCCCGTTTCACCCTTGTGGCACATGGCCTGGGCACCTGAGGCTGGCGGAGGGTAGACCAAGGCCTGGGGCAGCGCAAGGCGACCTGGGGTCGCGATTTGCCGCTCCCACCCAGGCTTGTGGAATAATGCCGCCTTCGAACGACAAGACAGGCCAAAAGACCGATGACCAGTATCCTGCAGATATCCGACACCCACTTCGGCACGGAACAGGCCCCAGTGGTGCAGGCTCTGGAGGACCACGTCAGTGAACACGGCGCCGACCTGCTGGTTTTTTCCGGTGACATCACCCAGCGTGCCCGTGGCAGTCAGTTCGCGGCGGCGGCGGCCTTCATGCAGCGGCTCAAGGAGCGTGGCATCGGCGACACCCTGGTCATCCCC is part of the Pseudomonas sp. ABC1 genome and encodes:
- the btuB gene encoding TonB-dependent vitamin B12 receptor, which produces MDRSLFRPVAGALLGVSCVASLAQAQSVELDQQVITATRTALAPTHTTASTSVITREDIERSQATTVLDTLRGLAGVGIVTNGGRGKSSTVQLRGTSDKHLLVLVDGVKVGSATDGTAALHAIPLEQIERIEVVRGPRSSLYGSEAMGGVIQIFTRKGSGDGVKPYFSVGAGSRSSYSGTAGVSGGNGAAWYSLGIASESTDGINVRAYRPSAPRSYEPDADGYRELSASLRGGYRFNDRFELDANWLRSKGHSDLDSRATNGNSGRDAYKDGELEVVGARARFSPLEPWQVSLQVAHSEDLSDQYQDGRFYSRFDSQRDSLSWQNDISLGEAQLLTVGFDYQRDRIDTTAAYARDSRNNKGAFVQYLASFGRHGLEAALRRDKDQFFGSHDTGSLGWNYELSDEVTVSAAYGTAFRAPTFNDLYYPASASTAGNPDVQPEESESFEIGLKGNQAWGEWSLNAFETRIDDLIVWSGSGSSPMRPDNVDVARIRGLESVLRTDFQGWDIVSSLTFLDPQDRSDKNHGHLLARRAKRTFNLDVDRSFGTVAVGATLYASSYRFDQAANTDAQRLPGYALVDLRGEYRFDPDWRLQVRLSNLFDREYETAQTYEQPGRAVYFTLRYQVL